The Paramisgurnus dabryanus chromosome 17, PD_genome_1.1, whole genome shotgun sequence genome includes the window AACTGAGAGGGCaactttaagatgttatttaagACTTTTTCTTCTGAATTTGATTTCTTAAGTAGTTCACTTCCTCTAGTTCAAAAATAAGAACTTTCTtaggaagttttttttttgaggatacaaaatattttttactttattttaactTTGAATTCaagaaaaagttaaaaataattttcttcttaagagaatttcttaagttttttttaatctgATCCTAGCTGTACAGTGTTGAATGAAAGGGAgattacacatacacacaaaaaatattattttcatgGGTTTTAAATAGGCCACAAAcccagccattgggttaaattaacccaaaaaATGTTTGATTTGACCCAACaaggggttaaaacaacccagcatagattaaataacaacacaacaatatatatttaaacagtACACGTGTGGCTCTCTGCTAATGTTTTCTTTCTAATTCAAAGAAGAAAGGAAGCAGAAGCAGCAAGTATAACTTGTTGTTTTGAATGAAAGCCTGGGGCTGGAGGTTAGAGGTtttgaattttatgtttaaaaagcGTACATACATGGTTCAGTGCCGATATAACTTATTGTGAGACTTCCTATTTATTCAAAATGCTCTGTCCGGTCTTTTCAAATATAGATTAACAATGACATAAGAGAAACCGGAATAATGTTATTGTTATCAGGCACCTCTCCTTTATTTACATATACATGTGTTTGAACAGATATATCAGCACAAGCATCAAATTGAATGTGGTGAAAGGGCAAggttgtatatttttaatacaaaacaaaaaaacacatgtgTTTGAGGAGGGAAAAGTATTAATCCAAAGGTTCATTGAGATGTCTAACTCCCTGTCATTAACTCTTTACTAACAGAGTTGCTCTTATTTACATATCTATAGTAAAATCATATGCAAACAACATTATATGAGCAAATAAGAGCAAGTCTGAGTCATATTTCCTCGAATGCTTGCAGTATTACCCAGACATCATCTCTGTGAGATTTAAAATGGTTTATTATGATAAAAGTGCCAAACCTGTCAGTGCATTATGATGGTGTGGCCTAGTGGTAAAAGATCAAACAcacttaaagtgatagttcacccccccccccccctttgttttgctaaacacaaaagaagatatttgtaattaaGCAGGAAACAGAGCACCATTAACTTTCACAGAGAAAAATAccatagaagtcaatggtgctcaaaaacaatttggttacaaaaattgctcaaaatgtcttcctgtgtgttcagcaaaacaaagaaatttatacaggattgaaacaacatgatggtgggtaaatgatgacagaatttttatttttgggtgaactatctctttaagttcaTTTAAACCACCAACATTTACCATGGTATTACCATGTTTTAGACACACCTTATTAATTTGTGGCATTTGTGACAAATTTTTTGGAGATTTGTTTGTACAGTAATCTAATGACATGATTGaagatgtaattagtaactagtaattaattatttagtaattaatttttttgagtaacttatcCAACACTGGTCGTAAGTCATTTCTTTTCAAAGAGTCGTAGGTTTTATTGGTCCAGTTATGCCCTGCTCGCAAATAGTTCTTATGTTTGTTGAAATTAATTGCAACACAGTTATTTGGTGTGGTATTATATGAGCTGTGTGTacgtaaacaaaacaaaattttgtGTATGCATATGTTTATTGTTGTGGAATGATATGAGGTTGAGAAATGGATTTTTTTCTGAACCCTTTACTTTTTACATTGTTTCATTTTCATTCATTTACGCCAGGGTAAGATGATCAGAGGGTCTGTGTTTTTACCATTATCATCATTACATGGACAGAAGAATGGATGAAGAGTTTCATCAACGTTCATGAAGGATTGATCACTATACAAGTAGATTACAGAACCGGAGTCCAcatcataaaaaacaacagcACCCTCCTCATAATACACAAACACAGCAATCTTCTGTGGCTTCACTCTCGGAGACAGAGAGACATCAGGACCAGCAAGAGCTTTAAATTTGTTCCCATTCCTCAGAGCCAAAGTCCAGAATCCATTCGCTGGTGTCAGTTTGATCGCTCCTTTCCTGTTAACAGATTCTCTGGCCACTCCTAAAACCCATTCAGTCTTTCCTGTCACTTGCACTTGAAAACAAAAGCTTTCTGATGAGAATCCTTCCTTTCCCAGAACACCCAGACTGGTATTAAATCTCTCAGGGTTATCTGGGAGGTCGTGTCTAATGTCTCCATATCTCACTTGTTTCCCATCATCAGACAGGATGAGATATGGATGAGCTGTGTCAGGATCCAGAGTCACATCCTCTGAGAGATCACAGAATAGAAATaaatcataatttaacaaaGAGTGTTGCATACAATATTCATTATAGTGTTTAACTGAATTGCAGCAGGTGATTTGTGAGTAAATAAAGTGTATATGAGAGATGTCATCACACACTGTACCTGCAAACACCTGCTGCGCCCCCAACAAAActgtaaacacaaataagaTGATTTCTAGAAATATTATGCGCTTTTTAGATTAAGCAAGTCTGACACATGTAAATCTATAACTtacacaaatacataaggatatGTTCAAATGTCTTCATTAGTTCAGTCTCATCTTCTTCCATACAGGCAGTGTCAAGACTGATCTCAGAGCACTTCATTGATGGATAAATCTACAGCAGAAGAGAGAAGGAATCTATCAGCAGATGAAGTCTTTAATGACTTAAGGTATTATCAATAATGAAGACCTGTACGAGATGATCCTCGATGTTTGAGATCTGCTCCAGCTCGGTGATCTCCTTCTCCAGATCTTTAATGAGCTCCTCAGCTTGTTTCTCTGCTGTTCTCTGTTTCTCCTCCATCATCTCCTGCAGTTCAGATTGACTTCTCTTAATGAAGCGGATTAGATTGGTGCAGATCTCCACACTGTCCGCTATCTCTTTATCTGTGTTGTTCTGAAGCATCAGAAGATCATACATCAGACTTAAGCTGAATTCATGGTTTGTTCATCACATCAAACATAACATTTATAATCCTTTTATCACTCACCTTTATCAGCTCTGCTGAGTTTCTGATGTCTTTAATCTTCTTGATTCTGTCCTGAATCATGAGCTGCACATCGTTTAGTGGACCACAGGGGGACGCCATGACTAAAAAGACAAATAATGTCATCATGTCATGTACATTAACATTTAAgttatttagcagatgcttttatcccaagcgacttacaaatgaggttaCAGTAGAAGCACAACACAACACAAGGACAgaacataagtgcactggaacatCAAGTCTAACAATGTGTACATAGCCAAGggctcgtttttttttttaagacagaAAAGATAAAGATAGAGAAagatattaaaggtgcagtgtgtaaatttttgcggcatctagtggtgaggttgcgaattgcaacccctcgcttttgaaacgcatagagaagctacggtagccgccaacCGATAAACATGCCATCATCGGAGACAACTTAATAAAAACACTCTGTCCGTTAagagcttctgtagaaacatggcggcacaaaatggcgacttccatgtaagggtaTGTAGACAAAAACGtcattacacactgcacctttaaactcaTATTAGTAAGTGAGGTGttggtggaagagatgggtttttagccgattCTTGAAGATGGCTACACAATCAGCAGATCTTGTCATAGATCCAGAGAAGGTATTCGATTGTGATATTTTCCCGTTTTGGGATGTAAAATCTATACTGTTCAGACTGCAGCAGAAACTTTATGTTAAAACTAAAGTTACATGGAGTTTCTGTAATTCTGGGTTTCCAACCATCTTGATCCGAGAAAGACAGTGTTTAAGTGTTCAAATCATTTAGCTCAGAATACCCCACTGATCATTGAAAATAGCATATAACACTTTTGTGAGTCAAAGAAACTCTGGATTCGtgttaaatatttaactctgTGCTGTGTTAAACTAGTATACAGTGTTGATTTTCTGAATCCcttttagtgttattttaacattattgTGAGTTAAAGATGAAAAACTGGCCTATTGTTAAAATGTATCTATCCACAATTTCTGTAtctgtttttcatatttttgagatactcttttatttatttgcattcCAACTGGTGGCCGATCTTATAACTCAGACTCACCATCGCTATAAACTACAATTtctaaagaaaacaaatgtatatgaagtttatttaactaagttcaGCAGtagcatggtcatgtgatccaaccaatcagcgtagaggtgcccaaaaatagcTTCTGTCCCATGAcagtttttgcagcatccctcctccaccccatcacctcactctcaGCTTTTCCCAGTTAAAGAAGGGGAGTACTCTCAGGGCTTAACGCAAATATTTTGTTATACTGGCCCAGTGGtccaggttttcacttgccctgccaaaatttttaCTGCCCTCTTCCAAAAAAGGCAGtgtcacattttaaaaaataataattcaaaagtcaaatataattgtatacatatacaacagacatgttccaacgAAAAAAGACTCTCAACTTTTCTGCTTTCCCTGTAAACTGagcaaactgtgcaaaatattgcattgtttctttcgtCGTGTTTTACCCAGGTAAAtttctgcttccaagatgttaaataatatacattgatgaaacGATATTTTAGCGACAATACTTTTTAATGGCCTGAATGTCTTTCACGTttgccccgggccaccgggcagtcctttatgttgagccctgaccCTGGGTTTGAGCTCAGAGCCCCTCCCCTTGGACAGCAAACCCAATATTCTTTATCTCATTCCTTATCAATAACATGTTAATGAGCATTAAATTTATGGTCATACTTGTATGTTTACCAGtgttcactttttacagtaacaTTACATACCTGAGTTCTCTGAAGAAACAAAAGAAGGTGAAGCAGATTTAATGTCTTTTCTCTGTTTAGCATCTCTGGAGTAAACACAACACATCACCATGGTAACTTGCAACCGCTACTGGCTGAAGTGTTTTGTTTCAAAGTCCCACAGACCATCAAAAGCACAAGGTCATCATTTCattataacaaataaagaataaaTCGATATCAAACAACAGACATTACCATTGTGATTACACATGGGTGTATCACACCATATTAACAGATTTTACATGTTGGGAGAAATTGTGTGGTGAGGCTACATAAGGGCTAGGGTGGCACTGGCCCACTCAAATTGACTGCAGTAAGAGACACAAAGTATTTTAACTCCGCACCTCCCAGATGTAAGTCGATAATAATAAACCAACCACTACCTTAAGCGAGAGTCTTTTTGTCTGTTGTCTGTTAGATTTTTTTCTATGTATCTGGGCCACAATCAGTTTACTTATCTTCAGTGAGGTTATAGCCCCGCCCATATGGCTTTGTGATAGGTGTAAATAGGCAAATGCTACTATGTAAAAAGAACAgctcattaataataattaagccACGTCAGTAACTTACCAACCGTTCGTCGTAGTAGGATTTGTACAGgattttaattttgtttatttaaacaaacagacataAACATTCAATTAAAGATTAAAGTGTATGAAAGAATATGCTGTATAAATAAAAGCGCCGCAGTGTTGTCATAGTAAAAAAAGTGAGGGAGTGATGAATGAGTGTGGTTCAGATATTAAGGGGCGGAGTCCAATAAGACACAATTACTGTCACAATGTTTATATTCTACATGGAAATATTGTATATTTTCACATTATCATATTAAAAGATTCAGAGGAGCAAATGTTTGTGCTGTATATACCCACTGAGCAGTTGTGCTTTTGTTGCAGCCcacaataaatcaataaaacaatcaataaaacactaaagatgctaaaatgaaactttatttaatagtGCAAAACTGATTGTGAGGATAATAAAAGTTAATTTGGTTTGAGTCATCCTTCAAGCAACAACTAACCTAGATTACTTATCTGTTTGTGCATTTTAACCTCTCAGCACCAATTCTTAAAATGCACATCAAATAAATCAGACTTTATAGAAATATTTCAAGTATGAAAGTGAAGCTGCGATGTGaaatttctggatttttttctgAAACAGAAATGAGTTTGTCCTCAGCAGTTTGTCCTGGATCCAACCTCATACAGTTTGTGTACTCACGAGTACATGGTAAGATACATCCactatacaaaaacaaaaacacaactgttataaataaatcatttcttAAATATTATCAACAATAgagattattttttaattattacttCATTTTCTTGCAGTATCATGCCTAGTCCTCCAGGAGCGAGTGTTTTGTATGTTTCTGTTGATAATAAGTTACATACAAGTCAAATATTaatcaaaaatatcaataacCATAAATCAAACAGACCAGGCAGTGATATAACACACTACAAAGGTTAGGTTTAGAGTAGATGTTGTTATCTGGTCATTGATTTgagattaaacattttattggttaTTAGATGAAACACAAACAGGTAAAGCAGCCAGGCCTTGAAAAAGTTCAACTTAAAACATGCATTCCCTATGACTCAAGGAAATAATCTGTAACTTAACACACTGGGTAGTATTGTACACAATGATCAGGAAATGTGTTGGATCAGAAAATACTTACTGGACATGCTCTCCATGCGCAGAACCAGGAAAATAAAGTTCTCAAGTGTAATCTGTCCATTGGAGTGACCGTACCGTATAGCCATGAGATTGAGCATATTGTCACTCAATCCAAACCCTTCAATGAGCACAGACAGGATTTACAGTATGTATGAGATTATATATGAGTCAGCTGATCATTTCATTACATGTAGTTACCTGCCACAAGAAGAGCGTTCTGTAGTTCCCTCAGTAACAAAGTCCCAGTGTTTGTGACGtccattttattaaaaacatcctgagaaaatcaacacatTAAATGCCAGACCTCATGATACGAGCTGTTATGATTGCTGTACTTATTGTAAACGTAAAAGATACCTTTAGCCAAAAAACTCGTTTCCAAAGACGATGAAATTCAGACTCACTAAGTCTTCCAGTAACACTGAGCTTCATTGTTGTGTTAAAGTAAATATATGATTCATGGATTTTTATTTGTCTAAGAATTTACAAAAGAACAAATAAATCACCGAAAGCACATGAAGCACTTTTCAGTCTGAACCTTCAGGACTTTCTAAGGATACATCCATCAACGCCAACATGCTCTTACACAGATCCAAACTGAATTCTTTTGTATGGTTGAATGTAAGAAAGAAAAACACATAAAGTCACCGATTACAAATACAAAAGAAGAAGAGCTTTGTAATAAATTGTATTTGACTTTAACCTTTGAGGAATTTGAAACCTTACTTGCATGAAGATTCTCATTGAGTAGTTTTTGAAGTTGCTCTGCATCGACCTCCCGGTACTTTTACAAACAGACAATTATGGCGTTGGTTGAATTACATAAGAGTCAGAATATTTAAGTatgaattaaaacaatacaCATGCATATTAGGTACATGTGCAGTGAATGTACCAGGGCAAAAATGAGGATCTGAATTCATATAAAGGGCATATTCAGTATTTATACTgagatcataattttttttttttttaaagaatcaaTTAATCATTTCATTGTTTATTTCTGACCCTGGCTTGTACACAAAATTATTGCATAATGTACATAatctgtaatgtaatgtaaataatCCAGAAGTGTTGGATAGTCACATGTACCTTATCTGCATATTGTTGAAATAGCAAGAAGGGTCCATCAATATCTCTGGGATTAATCTGTGATAAAAAGAGTTTGAATAAATATTGCATATATTGTATCAAATGCATATAATAAAGCAAAACTGTTGTGATTTACCTTTGTTCCTTTCAAGCCATTTTCAGATATGtctctaaataaataaagacaaaatcTGTAATAACCGGAACTGATTTCCAATGCACTGCATTAAACAGCATAAAAATATACTACATTACTAATAATGTTGATGCTTACTTCATATGAGTTTCAGTCTTTGAGTAGACCGTCAGAATGAAGGCTGACGCTTCATTAGGATAATATGTTGAAGGTACAATGATATAGTCGCCTGCATTTAGTCTAAAAAACTCTGTGACTTCCCTAGCATTAGGAAAATTTTTGGTGGATCCAACAGGAGGATTTGTCTTGAAAAACGGAGCAGGAATTTTTTCCCTCAGGTCTTTTAACTGTTGAATAATGAAAACGACATCAATCATTCCCTGCAGGTTGAAACAAGCCCAGCAATTCAATGTAATGAAAACGCTGAGATACATACATGAGCCGGCACCTGGAAGAGTAAAAGACAACAGATGTTCAGCAACTAAATAACATCAAGTCTTTTACAAACTTCAAAGAAATAATTGCTTTACAAACCTCATAAATGTTAAAGCCAATATGGAAATTCGTTGCCAAGTGTCTGTGTGCTTTAAGAGGTTTCTGCAGAAGTGACACGAGGACATTCGGACTGTTTGCGTCTCTGGGATCTTCAGCATTCTCCTGAATGGTCACACGGCACTGAGGATTTTTTGGAAAACTGTCTGTAAATGCAACAAAAGTGATCAGCGGGTTGTTATTCTGCCATGAATCACAATTCTAAAGAataatctcatgtgttaataaaGGTTAGATGACCTGCGTAATTCGGACAACCCCCAGCTGTTGTTTCCATCACCCATTGAGCACTGTAAGCTTCAGTTCTCCAGGAGGACGAATGAGTTCCAGCAAGAACGTTCATGTCTAAACAACATATATCTATTTCTGAAAAGTTCCTACAGAAGTCCTCCATGGACATCCTGAAGAGACAGATAACTTGCGTTGAAATTCTGATATGCAACTGAGGTAAAGAAAACTAATAAAATTAGACAACATTTAGTAGATCGAGTGAGTTTTTCTGCTGACCAGAATTCTCCGTTATTACGCACGGTGTTGTAATTCTGTTCCTCAGGACGTACCAGACTCCACAAAGGTGATCTAATGAAACCacattacagtaaatttacAAGATATAGTGTAATGTAAATCTCAAAATAAATATAGATGCTTATCATATATTATAGTACTCAATAGATTAAGAAAGACTTCAACCTGTCACTCCAATCTCCATTCCATTCTCCATGACCCCAGGGGTTAAAGATTCTCACCAGCTTCACTGGTTGACCTCTACATAAAACCTTAGAAGAAACAAAGATCGAATCATCATCAGCAGACAGACCCTGCAGCGGATAGTGAAGATCATCAGGGTCTCTTTTCTCTCCATCACTGACATTTAAACCACACACAATATCCACAAAGCTGTCAGTACTGTGGTTGACCCCAGACACCTCGTGCACCAACACGCAGAAGTTACAGAATCATTCAAGCTCTCACTATCAGAATCTTTCTCCTCAAGCCATCAGGGTCATATAAGTTTTCTATATgcttttttttaacttaattattATCGACTTATTTGAGCTCTTTTGTTTTAGCCTAATATCATTTAAATGaagtaaagtttagttttgtaGCACCAAGAGGGACACTGTTGTACAGCTGACATGACAATAAAGACGCTCTGACAGATTCTGTCACTTATATTTCTGATGATGACTCTATAACTGAAAcacatagggccctatcttgcacccagcgcaattgactttgtcagtgacgcatgtatcattcgtattttgcaccggcgcacagcgggtttttccctccacagatgcacgtcggcaaactagggaatgaacttgcgctccctgggcggctcccgttacacggcgtgcccaaTTTATGCTGGTAAGCTTGGGATTCctccgtctcctgacatcattg containing:
- the LOC135736831 gene encoding zinc-binding protein A33-like, whose amino-acid sequence is MMTLFVFLVMASPCGPLNDVQLMIQDRIKKIKDIRNSAELIKNNTDKEIADSVEICTNLIRFIKRSQSELQEMMEEKQRTAEKQAEELIKDLEKEITELEQISNIEDHLVQIYPSMKCSEISLDTACMEEDETELMKTFEHILMYLFLLGAQQVFAEDVTLDPDTAHPYLILSDDGKQVRYGDIRHDLPDNPERFNTSLGVLGKEGFSSESFCFQVQVTGKTEWVLGVARESVNRKGAIKLTPANGFWTLALRNGNKFKALAGPDVSLSPRVKPQKIAVFVYYEEGAVVFYDVDSGSVIYLYSDQSFMNVDETLHPFFCPCNDDNGKNTDPLIILPWRK
- the LOC135736468 gene encoding calpain-14, whose product is MPPPGVCLDILSERNLKDGRGTSSNPDNFHGQDFNELKRYCLKERLRFVDSTFPPDIQSIGVGLLEPEVERRVMWKRPAELVSNPVYIVEETSRFDFRQGDVGNCWFLASVGALTFQRQIMKQIIQPEQRFSVDYAGLFHFRFWRFGIWVDVVIDDKLPTIDGQLIFVRSKTPNEFWPALLEKAYAKVCGSYKDMNAGKISEALKDFTGGPHVTFKLNEATEKLWDVMRRVGNSESLMGCSTAGEGALVNTVLPNGLVKMHAYTVTGVAEVLCRGQPVKLVRIFNPWGHGEWNGDWSDRSPLWSLVRPEEQNYNTVRNNGEFWMSMEDFCRNFSEIDICCLDMNVLAGTHSSSWRTEAYSAQWVMETTAGGCPNYADSFPKNPQCRVTIQENAEDPRDANSPNVLVSLLQKPLKAHRHLATNFHIGFNIYEVPAHLKDLREKIPAPFFKTNPPVGSTKNFPNAREVTEFFRLNAGDYIIVPSTYYPNEASAFILTVYSKTETHMKDISENGLKGTKINPRDIDGPFLLFQQYADKYREVDAEQLQKLLNENLHAKFSLDLCKSMLALMDLSVTGRLSESEFHRLWKRVFWLKDVFNKMDVTNTGTLLLRELQNALLVAGFGLSDNMLNLMAIRYGHSNGQITLENFIFLVLRMESMSKTYKTLAPGGLGMILQENEWMYLTMYS